Proteins found in one Nostoc sp. NIES-3756 genomic segment:
- a CDS encoding TatA/E family twin arginine-targeting protein translocase, which translates to MNIFGIGLPEMAVIMVVALLIFGPKKLPEIGRSVGKAIRGFQEASNEFQNEFKREADQIEQAVKTTAELEPKQIEAVKAEQDSAGSSPAT; encoded by the coding sequence GTGAATATATTTGGTATTGGTCTGCCGGAAATGGCTGTAATTATGGTAGTGGCGCTACTCATCTTTGGCCCGAAAAAACTGCCAGAAATTGGTCGAAGTGTGGGAAAAGCAATTCGTGGTTTTCAAGAAGCTTCTAATGAGTTCCAAAATGAGTTTAAGCGTGAAGCTGATCAAATAGAACAAGCTGTGAAAACTACTGCTGAACTTGAACCCAAGCAAATTGAAGCAGTGAAAGCGGAACAAGATAGTGCTGGTTCCTCCCCTGCTACCTAA